The genomic window CGGCAGCCGGTATTCATCGTGGCATTGGATGTTGGTTTCATCACCGGCCCCGCCTGCGAGGGTACCGTCGAAATCCTCGACAGTATGCCGGCGCAGCTCGATATCCAGGATATGCGGACTGGATACATTCTCGAAATCCTCAAAGAAGGACTGGAACAATCAGCATCTGCTGGGACCCTGACGCTGGCCTGCGTGCTGCTGGTCGGCAGGTTGCTAGAGATTTTCGGCAGCAAACCTGGACCACCGGCTGTCAATGGTGGCCTGGGCGTATCACGCCAAAGGCGGGTGCTGTCCTACATCGCCGCCCATCTCCAGAACGATCTGACCTTGGAGCGGCTGGCAGCGGAGGTTGATCTCAGCCCTGACCATCTTGGCCGTGCCTTCCGGGCCAGCCTGGGTGTGTCCCCACTACGCTGTATCGCCCAGCGGCGATTGCAACGTGCCAAGGCGCTGCTGCTTGATCCATGCCTGTCCATCACCGACATCGCCATGGCGCTCGGCTTTGCCACACCCAGCCATTTCACCAGCAACTTTCACAAGGCGACGGGAACAACGCCCTCGCAATGGCGGCGGGATCGGCGGTGATAGGTTACAGCCAGATTTGGCCGTCATCTGGTCTGATCGCAGCTGCGTCGCCTGGCGCCATCTACGCTCATTTTCACTTTCATCTGGTAGCTATATGGTAGCTAGGCGATGTTTTGGGGTGGTTTTTGCGGACAGCAAAAACCCCTGAAAGACGTTGTCCTTCAGGGGTTTAGCCATGGATGCGGGGGCAGGATTTGAACCTGCGGCCTTCAGGTTATGAGCCTGACGAGCTACCGGGCTGCTCCACCCCGCGTCAATCCGGGAGCGTATTTGCGCCCGGT from Niveispirillum cyanobacteriorum includes these protein-coding regions:
- a CDS encoding helix-turn-helix transcriptional regulator, yielding MDAHSFIDFQSDRLPRGIQSLHRIRHDGYVIGRYLLDECADAKLGSPQLTLIQHDGPPFTLRWHPVDQVSAIRHRAKPGQIHLTPPERIIQVSWSGRQPVFIVALDVGFITGPACEGTVEILDSMPAQLDIQDMRTGYILEILKEGLEQSASAGTLTLACVLLVGRLLEIFGSKPGPPAVNGGLGVSRQRRVLSYIAAHLQNDLTLERLAAEVDLSPDHLGRAFRASLGVSPLRCIAQRRLQRAKALLLDPCLSITDIAMALGFATPSHFTSNFHKATGTTPSQWRRDRR